The following coding sequences are from one Pigmentibacter sp. JX0631 window:
- the ugpB gene encoding sn-glycerol-3-phosphate ABC transporter substrate-binding protein UgpB, protein MYFKRYLKISISLISITSVTAYSKTELQLWHGFSGVTADELNELIKNFNNNEKDFKVTATRKGTYQETMMAGIAAFRAKKQPEMIQIYEVGTATMLAAKEATIPISKILNENNLQINYNDFIPVIKGYYSLNDVMLSFPLNSSSPVMYYNKSIFKKAGLDPAKPPKTWEDLFIYAKKIKSTNSAVCGFTTTWPSWIFLENFSSWHNIAYASDNNGMNNTKPKLLFNGDLQVKHWDNIQKANKEGYFTYFGRTTEAEMAFTTQKCGIILDSTGSYGEVKESKIDFAVSFLPYYQSAIGAPQNTIIGGASLWVFNGISKEKQKGVAKFLKYLASPEVMAAWHQKSGYLPVTLSSYNLTKSKGFYLTNPGYDVAILELNNKTPTNNSKGLRVIGLPNIRNIVEANFESMLANKITAKQALDDAVTKGNAIISKSGD, encoded by the coding sequence ATGTATTTTAAAAGATATTTAAAAATTTCAATTTCTTTAATATCTATCACTAGTGTAACGGCTTACAGTAAAACAGAACTTCAATTATGGCATGGATTTTCTGGTGTTACCGCTGATGAACTTAATGAATTAATTAAAAACTTTAATAACAATGAAAAAGATTTTAAAGTAACAGCAACTCGTAAAGGAACATATCAAGAAACAATGATGGCTGGCATTGCAGCATTTAGAGCCAAAAAACAGCCTGAAATGATTCAAATTTATGAAGTTGGAACTGCAACTATGCTTGCAGCAAAAGAAGCAACAATTCCAATCAGCAAAATTCTAAATGAAAATAATTTACAAATAAATTATAATGACTTTATCCCAGTAATTAAAGGGTACTATAGCCTAAATGATGTTATGTTATCATTTCCGCTCAATAGCTCTTCCCCTGTTATGTATTACAACAAAAGTATTTTCAAAAAAGCAGGTTTAGACCCTGCAAAACCTCCAAAAACATGGGAAGATCTTTTTATTTATGCCAAAAAAATTAAATCTACTAATTCTGCTGTGTGTGGTTTCACCACAACATGGCCATCTTGGATATTTCTAGAAAATTTTAGTTCATGGCACAACATTGCTTATGCATCAGACAATAATGGTATGAACAATACTAAACCTAAATTGCTATTTAATGGGGATTTACAAGTAAAACATTGGGATAATATTCAAAAAGCTAATAAAGAAGGATATTTTACTTATTTTGGGAGAACAACTGAAGCTGAAATGGCATTTACTACACAAAAATGTGGTATTATATTAGATTCTACCGGTTCATATGGCGAAGTTAAAGAATCAAAGATAGATTTTGCTGTTTCGTTTTTACCTTACTATCAGTCAGCAATAGGAGCGCCGCAAAACACAATAATTGGTGGAGCAAGTCTATGGGTTTTTAATGGAATTTCTAAAGAAAAACAAAAAGGAGTAGCTAAATTTTTAAAGTACTTAGCATCTCCTGAAGTAATGGCTGCATGGCATCAAAAAAGCGGATACCTTCCAGTCACCTTATCTTCCTATAACTTAACAAAATCAAAAGGATTTTATCTTACAAACCCTGGTTATGACGTTGCTATATTAGAATTAAATAACAAAACACCTACAAATAATTCTAAAGGACTAAGAGTTATTGGTCTTCCAAATATTAGAAATATTGTTGAAGCAAATTTTGAATCAATGTTGGCAAATAAAATAACAGCCAAACAAGCTCTTGATGATGCTGTGACAAAAGGGAATGCTATTATTTCAAAATCTGGTGACTAA
- the ugpA gene encoding sn-glycerol-3-phosphate ABC transporter permease UgpA, translating into MEKKVIFNSKIYPYIFLLPQIIISFLFFFWPALIAIWQSFIKEDAFGINYKFIWFENYIDIFKDSNYINSITTTIILSFSITIICLSFSLILASLVNRIKLGKFIYQTLIICPYAVAPAIAGVLWYFIFSPSVGFLANLLNNYGFGWDPSLNDSHALILIIIAATWKQISYNFIFYLASLQAIPKSLLEAAAIDGANPIRRFFDIIIPLISPTTFFLFIMNIIYTFFDTFGIIFTTTQGGPGYSTTNLVYKVYVDGIVNLNLGSSAAQSVILMLFVTFITIFHFKFIEKKVHY; encoded by the coding sequence ATGGAAAAAAAAGTAATTTTCAACTCAAAAATATATCCATACATTTTTCTATTACCACAAATTATTATTTCATTTTTATTTTTCTTTTGGCCTGCATTAATTGCTATATGGCAGTCATTTATTAAAGAAGATGCATTTGGAATTAACTATAAATTTATTTGGTTTGAAAACTATATAGATATTTTTAAAGATAGTAATTATATCAATTCTATTACTACAACAATTATTCTCAGCTTTAGCATCACAATAATATGCCTATCTTTTTCTCTGATACTGGCATCTTTAGTAAATAGAATAAAATTAGGAAAATTTATTTATCAGACTTTAATTATTTGCCCATATGCTGTTGCACCAGCAATTGCAGGTGTTTTATGGTATTTTATTTTCAGCCCATCAGTAGGTTTTCTTGCTAATCTTTTAAATAATTATGGTTTTGGTTGGGATCCAAGTCTAAATGATAGTCATGCTTTAATATTGATAATTATTGCTGCAACTTGGAAGCAAATTAGCTACAATTTTATTTTCTATTTAGCAAGTCTTCAAGCTATACCTAAATCGTTACTGGAGGCTGCAGCTATTGATGGAGCGAATCCTATTAGAAGATTTTTTGATATAATTATTCCCTTAATATCTCCAACTACTTTTTTTCTCTTTATAATGAATATTATTTATACTTTTTTTGATACATTTGGAATAATTTTTACAACTACTCAAGGTGGGCCAGGATATTCAACAACTAATTTAGTTTATAAAGTATATGTTGATGGAATAGTAAATTTAAATTTAGGAAGTTCAGCAGCACAATCAGTTATTCTTATGCTTTTTGTTACATTTATAACTATATTTCATTTTAAATTCATCGAAAAAAAGGTGCACTACTGA
- the ugpE gene encoding sn-glycerol-3-phosphate ABC transporter permease UgpE → MNYKLKINNLLSHLILILGTLIIIFPIYFCFVTSTETLQNIIHGNVGLLPKNNILNNYIDVLITSTEIIQGITIWKLLLNSLIVTLLITFGKIFISIISAYAIVYFKFKFQKLAFSLIFLTLMLPVEVRIVPTFQMASNLNLLDTYQGLSIPLIASATATFLFRQLFLSIPNELCEAAKIDGAGPVRFFLDILLPLSKTSIAALFVILFIYGWNQYLWPLLITTKQNMNTIIIALTQMITHDGTTQWNKVMAVAIISMAPPLLVVILMQKWFVKGLIDSEK, encoded by the coding sequence ATGAATTATAAACTTAAGATAAATAATTTACTTTCCCATTTAATCTTAATATTAGGTACTTTGATTATAATTTTTCCTATTTATTTTTGCTTTGTAACTTCAACAGAAACATTACAAAATATAATTCATGGAAATGTGGGATTACTACCTAAAAATAATATATTAAATAATTACATCGACGTTCTAATAACTAGTACAGAAATTATTCAAGGTATTACAATTTGGAAATTATTACTTAATAGCTTGATTGTTACTCTTTTAATTACTTTTGGGAAAATATTTATATCAATAATTTCAGCATATGCTATTGTTTACTTTAAATTTAAATTTCAAAAATTAGCATTTTCTTTAATATTTTTAACACTTATGCTTCCTGTTGAAGTAAGAATAGTTCCAACTTTTCAAATGGCTTCTAATCTAAACCTTTTAGATACTTATCAAGGACTATCTATACCATTAATAGCTTCTGCAACTGCAACATTTTTATTTAGACAACTTTTTTTATCAATTCCAAATGAATTATGCGAAGCTGCTAAAATTGATGGAGCTGGTCCGGTCAGATTTTTTCTAGATATTTTGTTACCATTGTCAAAGACTAGTATAGCAGCGTTGTTTGTAATTCTATTTATCTATGGTTGGAATCAATATCTATGGCCTTTACTAATTACAACAAAACAAAATATGAATACGATAATTATAGCATTAACTCAAATGATAACACACGACGGAACAACTCAATGGAATAAAGTAATGGCTGTAGCTATTATCTCAATGGCACCGCCACTATTAGTTGTTATTTTAATGCAAAAATGGTTTGTTAAAGGATTAATTGATTCTGAAAAATA